A single window of Mangifera indica cultivar Alphonso chromosome 18, CATAS_Mindica_2.1, whole genome shotgun sequence DNA harbors:
- the LOC123202435 gene encoding E3 ubiquitin-protein ligase UPL1-like isoform X2, producing MKLKRRRALEVPPKIRSFINSVTSAPLENIEGPLKTFIWEFDKGDFHHWVDLFNHFDSFFEKHVKSRKDLQFEDNFLESDPPFPREAVLQILRVIRIILENCTNKHFYSSYEHLSSLLASTDADVVEACLQTLAAFLKKTIGKYSIRDASLNSRLFALAQGWGGKEEGLGLIACAVQNGCDPVAHELGCTLHFEFYMVNESLNEFSSTEQSIQGLQIIHLPNINTCPDSDLELLNKLVGEYRVPTSLRFSLLSRLRFARAFGSLAARQQYTCIRLYAFVVLVQASSDADDLASFFNSEPEFVNELVTLLSYEDAVPEKIRILCLHSLVALCQDRSRQPSVLTAVTSGGHCGILSSLMQKTIDSVLSNSSKSVVFAEALLSLVTVLVSSSSGCSAMREAGFIPTLLPLLKDIDLQHLHLVSTAVHILEAFMDYSNPAASLFRDLGGLDDTIARLKVEVSYIENGSKQRGEDSDCSGSSSQIVSSASSELDNTQPLYSEALVSYHRRLLMKFLLRAISLGTEAPGNTARIYGSEENLLPQCLCIIFRRAKDFGGGIFSLAATVMGDLIHKDPTCFFAVLDAAGLPSAFLDAIMDGVLCSAEAIICIPQCLDALCLNNNGLQAVKDRNALRCFVKIFTSRTYSRVLAGDTPASLSSGLDELMRHHASSLRGPGVDMVIEILNTILKIGSGADPSCLSTDSFCDSTPVPMETDVEERTLVTPDDRDSSKMDSSSEQTSELSSDASLVNIESFLPDCVANVARLLETILQNADTCHIFVEKKGIDAVLQLFTLPLMPISASVGQSIPIAFKNFSPQHSTSLARAVCQYLREHLKLTNELLVSVGGTQLAAVDSGKQTKVLRYLSSLEGLLSLSIFLLKGTGTVVSELGAADADVLKDLGKTYREIIWQISLCNDTKADEKKNAEQDVENADVAPSSSVGRESDHDENIPAVRYMNPVSVRNASQSLWAGEREFLSVVRSGEGLHRRSRHHGLSRIRGGRTNRHLEAFNIDSEVQPNFPETSSSQELKKKSPDVLVMEILNKLASTLRAFFTALVKGFTSPNRRRADSSSLSSASKTLGTALAKTFLEALSFSDYSSSSGLDMSLSVKCRYLGKVVDDMAALTFDNRRRTCYTAMVNNFYVHGTFKELLTTFEATSQLLWTLPYSFPTSGVDPEKVGEGSKSTHGAWLLDTLQSYCRVLEYFVNSALLLSPTSASQAQLLVQPPVAVGLSIGLFPVPRDPEAFVRMLQSQVLDVILPIWNHPLFPNCSPGFIALVISLVTHIYSGVGDVKRNRSGIAVSTNQRLMPPPPDENTIAIIVDMGFSRARVEEALRRVEANSVEMATEWLLSHSEDPVQEDDELARALALSLGNSSDTAKVDSTDKSVDVLSEEGQVKALPVNDILASSVKLFQSSDTMAFPLTDLLVTFCNRNKGEDRPQVVSHLVQYLKECPLDFSKDTSALCTISHIIALLLFEDGSTREIAAQNGIATTAVDILTSFKARNESQNEILVPKCISSLLLILDNLLQSRPGVVSESTEGTQIGSLPDPSGELAAPAAVTEKKLDSDVNDKKSTSPFDKILGKSTGYLTMEESHKVLLVACDLIKQHVPAMIMQAVLQLCARLTKTHVLALQFLENGGLAALFSLPRSCFFPGYDAVASAIIRHLLEDPQTLQTAMELEIRQHLSLNRHSGRSLPRTFLTSMAPVISRDPVIFMKAAAAICQLETSGGRTFVVLSKEKEKEKEKDKSKPTGGELGLSSIDSVRISENKSHDGLSRCSKGHKKIPANLAQVIDQLLEIVLKYPLPKTQEDGMSDLTSMEVDEPATKVKGKSKVDETRDAKSDSERSASLAKVTFVLKLLSDILLMYVHAVGVILRRDLEMCQLRGPNHLDGSGQGGILHHVLHWLLPLSIDKSAGPDEWREKLSEKASWFLVVLCGRSSEGRKRVINELVKALSSLSNLESNSSKSSLLPDKKVFAFVDLAYSILSKNSSSSNLPGPGCSPDIAKSMIDGGMVQCLTSILQVIDLDYPDAPKTVNLILKALESLTRAANASEQVFKSEGGNKKKSVGSNGRHDDQVTATAETMDPNQSRSTQHEVTGAEDTEQQPQGISRSEGNNEVNANQSTEQDMGIEVEDATTANPPIEMDFIREEIDERGVLNNTDQIEMTFHVENRADDDMGDEDDDMGDDAEDDEDDDEGDDEDEDIAEDGAGMMSLADTDVDDHDDTGLGDEYNDELMDEEDDDFHENRVIEVRWREALDGLDHLQVLGQPGIASGLIDVAAEPFEGVNVDDLFGLRSRPLGFERRRQTGRSSFERSVTEVSGFQHPLLSRPSHSGDLVSMWSSGGNTSRDLEALSSGSFDVAHFYMFDAPVFPYDHVPTSLFGDRLGGAAPPPLTDYSVGMDSLPLSGRRGLGDGRWTNDGQPQAGPQASAIAQAVEEHFVSQLRTISPANNLAERQSQNSGVQERQLSDAPPSVDGLAVVVGENVGSPQNEVQHQENGNDMVDRESDPTVVSVPTGEQNNSGTVVEDEPMVVQPLSLNSTPNGQDIMEIGDGNGTFAEQVQAIPEFVNSSANCPTDLQHEGATRMPSNVLDISVQNSSCDGLTRVDEQANTHVVMDSGLEMPNLGDVQPSSVHANIDIDMSGIDVQGNQVEQSIPASEQGVDMLSSGQNTAVSQDTAQTDQTSGNNEAPAASAIDPTFLEALPEDLRAEVLASQQAQSVQPPTYTPPSADDIDPEFLAALPPDIQAEVLAQQRAQRFAQQGEGQPVDMDNASIIATFPADLREEVLLTSSEAVLSALPSPLLAEAQMLRDRAMSHYQARSLFGGSHRLNGRRNGLGFDRQTVMDRGVGVTIGRRTASAIADSLKVKEIEGEPLLDANALKALIRLLRLAQPLGKGLLQRLLLNLCAHSITRATLVRLLLDMIKPEAEGSANGLATINSQRLYGCQSNVVYGCSQLLDGLPPLVLRRILEIMTYLATNHSAVANMLFYLDPSIVPELATPKYSETNDKGKEKILDGDASSEPLGGLQDGHVPLVLLLKLLNRPLFLRSTAHLEQVMGLLQVIVYTAASKLECRSQSESTTENSQKPPIDEASGDTQKDPSLAEPASSEGDKNVSDKSSTADGKRSIDTSDIFLHLPQCDLRNLCSLLGREGLSDKVYMLAGEVLKKLASVAASHRKFFTAELSELAHGLSSSAVNELVTLRDTHMLGLSAGSMAGAAILRVLQALSSLLSPSGGESPAQDNDGEQEQTTVWNLNVALEPLWQELSDCIGVTETQLGQSSFCPSMSNINVGEQVQGTASMSPLPPGTQRLLPFIEAFFVLCEKLQANLAMIQLDHASVTAREVEESTGSSTSVSTKCNDDSHRKLDGAVTFARFAEKHRRLLNAFIRQNPSLLEKSLSMMLKAPRLIDFDNKRAYFRSRIRQQHEQQLSGPLRISVRRAYVLEDSYNQLRMRSTQDLKGRLNVHFQGEEGIDAGGLTREWYQLLSRVIFDKGALLFTTVGNNASFQPNTNSVYQTEHLSYFKFVGRVVAKALFDGQLLDVHFTRSFYKHILGVKVTYHDIEAVDPEYYKSLKWMLENDVGGMPDLTFSMDPDEEKHILYEKTEVTDYELKPGGRNIGVTEETKFEYVDLVADHILTNAIRPQINSFLEGFSELVPRELISIFNDKELELLISGLPEIDLDDLRANTEYTGYTAASNVVQWFWEVVKAFNKEDMARLLQFVTGTSKVPLEGFKALQGISGPQKFQIHKAYGAPKRLPSAHTCFNQLDLPEYSSKDQLKERLLLAIHEASEGFGFG from the exons cCTCCCAAGATCAGATCCTTCATCAATAGTGTCACTTCTGCGCCGCTTGAGAATATAGAAGGGCCCCTAAAAACTTTCATATGGGAGTTTGATAAG GGAGATTTCCATCATTGGGTTGATCTTTTTAAccattttgattcatttttcgAGAAGCATGTAAAATCTAGAAAGGATTTGCAGTTCGAAGATAACTTCTTGGAATCTGATCCTCCTTTCCCAAGAGAAGCAGTTCTTCAAATACTCCGTGTCATAAGAATAATTTTGGAGAATTGTACAAATAAGCATTTTTATAGTTCCTATGAG CATCTTTCATCCTTGCTTGCTTCCACTGATGCGGATGTGGTTGAGGCTTGTCTGCAGACTTTGGCAGCTTTTTTGAAGAAAACTATTGGGAAGTATTCCATTAGAGATGCTTCTTTAAATTCAAGGTTATTTGCTCTTGCACAAGGTTGGGGGGGAAAGGAAGAGGGTCTCGGGTTAATTGCATGTGCTGTACAAAATGGGTGTGATCCAGTAGCTCATGAGTTGGGCTGCACCCTGCATTTTGAGTTCTATATGGTGAATGAGTCATTAAATGAATTCTCTTCCACAGAGCAGTCAATCCAAGGTTTACAAATCATTCATTTACCTAACATCAACACTTGTCCGGATAGTGATCTGGAGCTTTTGAATAAGTTAGTTGGAGAGTACAGAGTTCCCACCAGTTTaagattttctcttttgtcaAGATTGCGGTTTGCAAGGGCTTTTGGCTCTCTAGCTGCTCGACAGCAATACACATGCATTCGCTTATATGCCTTTGTGGTTCTAGTTCAAGCAAGCAGTGATGCCGATGATCTGGCTTCATTTTTTAACTCTGAGCCTGAATTTGTCAATGAATTGGTTACTCTGTTGAGTTATGAAGATGCAGTGCCTGAGAAAATTCGTATTCTTTGCCTGCATTCGTTAGTTGCACTTTGTCAAGATCGGTCCCGCCAGCCATCTGTATTGACTGCTGTGACATCTGGTGGGCACTGTGGTATCCTATCTAGCCTCATGCAGAAAACTATTGATTCTGTACTTAGTAATTCCTCAAAGTCTGTTGTTTTTGCTGAGGCTTTGTTATCTCTTGTAACGGTTTTGGTTTCATCTTCGTCGGGTTGCTCAGCAATGCGAGAGGCTGGGTTTATTCCTACTCTTCTACCTCTTCTTAAAGACATAGATCTGCAGCATTTGCATTTGGTCAGCACAGCTGTGCATATTCTAGAAGCTTTCATGGATTACAGTAATCCAGCTGCTTCTTTGTTCAGAGACTTGGGTGGTTTAGATGATACCATTGCCCGCCTGAAGGTGGAGGTGTCCTATATAGAAAATGGTTCTAAGCAACGTGGTGAGGATTCTGATTGTAGTGGGAGCAGTTCACAAATTGTCTCAAGTGCTTCAAGTGAGCTTGATAACACCCAGCCTTTATATTCTGAGGCATTAGTTTCCTATCACCGGCGACTACTGATGAAATTTCTTTTACGTGCTATATCTCTTGGAACTGAAGCTCCAGGAAACACTGCCCGTATTTATGGCTCTGAGGAGAATTTATTGCCGCAATgcttatgtattatttttagaaGAGCAAAGGATTTTGGTGGTGGGATATTTTCACTTGCGGCAACTGTCATGGGTGATTTGATTCACAAAGATCCTACCTGTTTTTTTGCTGTCTTAGATGCAGCTGGCCTGCCTTCTGCATTCCTTGATGCCATAATGGATGGTGTTTTATGCTCTGCTGAAGCCATAATATGCATACCTCAGTGCTTGGATGCCTTGTGCCTGAACAATAATGGCCTTCAGGCTGTGAAAGATCGCAATGCTTTGAGGTGCTTTGTGAAAATCTTTACTTCCAGAACTTATTCACGTGTCCTTGCAGGTGATACACCGGCGTCCCTGTCTAGTGGACTGGATGAACTTATGCGCCACCATGCTTCTTCTCTGCGTGGTCCTGGAGTAGATATGGTGATTGAGATCTTGAataccattttaaaaattggatctgGGGCTGATCCTTCTTGTTTATCCACTGATTCTTTTTGTGATAGTACTCCTGTTCCCATGGAAACTGATGTTGAAGAGAGGACCTTGGTTACACCAGATGATAGGGATTCTTCCAAAATGGATAGTAGTTCAGAGCAGACATCTGAGTTATCTTCTGATGCATCTTTAGTGAATATTGAATCGTTTCTTCCTGATTGTGTGGCCAATGTTGCTCGTCTTCTTGAAACAATTCTTCAGAATGCTGatacatgtcatatatttgttgAGAAGAAGGGGATTGATGCTGTCTTGCAATTGTTCACCTTGCCTTTAATGCCTATTTCAGCATCAGTTGGTCAGAGTATTCCAATCGCTTTTAAGAACTTCTCGCCTCAGCATTCTACCTCTCTGGCTCGGGCTGTATGTCAATATTTGAGAGAACatttgaaattaacaaatgagTTATTGGTTTCAGTTGGAGGTACCCAGCTCGCTGCAGTTGACTCTGGAAAGCAAACGAAAGTTTTGAGATATCTTTCCAGTCTAGAGGgtcttctctctctttccatTTTTTTGTTGAAGGGTACCGGTACTGTTGTTTCTGAATTGGGCGCAGCAGATGCTGATGTATTGAAAGATCTTGGGAAAACATATAGGGAAATAATTTGGCAAATTTCTTTGTGTAATGATACTAAGGCAGATGAAAAGAAGAATGCTGAGCAAGATGTGGAGAATGCAGATGTAGCTCCATCCAGTTCTGTTGGAAGGGAAAGTGATCATGATGAAAATATTCCGGCAGTGCGATACATGAACCCTGTTTCTGTTAGGAATGCTTCACAGTCACTGTGGGCTGGAGAAAGAGAGTTTCTTTCTGTTGTTCGTTCTGGTGAAGGTTTACATCGCCGTAGTCGACATCACGGTTTGTCTCGCATTCGGGGTGGAAGAACTAATCGACACCTGGAGGCATTTAACATTGATTCTGAAGTTCAGCCTAATTTTCCTGAGACATCTTCTTCGcaagaattgaagaagaaaagtccTGATGTTCTTGTCATGGAAATCCTTAACAAGTTGGCTTCAACATTGCGTGCTTTCTTTACAGCTCTTGTGAAGGGTTTCACATCACCAAATCGGCGTAGAGCTGATTCAAGCTCATTGAGTTCAGCTTCAAAGACCCTTGGAACTGCCTTGGCTAAAACATTTCTGGAGGCCCTAAGTTTCTCTgactattcttcttcttctgggCTTGATATGTCACTTTCTGTGAAGTGTCGGTATCTTGGGAAGGTTGTGGATGACATGGCAGCACTCACATTTGACAACAGGCGACGTACTTGTTACACAGCAATggttaataatttttatgtccATGGAACCTTTAAAGAGCTACTCACCACATTTGAAGCTACCAGTCAGTTGTTATGGACACTACCATATTCTTTTCCAACATCAGGTGTTGATCCTGAGAAAGTAGGTGAGGGAAGTAAATCAACTCACGGTGCATGGCTTCTTGATACTTTACAAAGCTATTGCCGTGTGCTGGAGTATTTTGTTAATTCAGCTTTACTTTTGTCTCCGACCTCTGCCTCCCAGGCTCAGCTGCTTGTTCAGCCACCGGTTGCTGTTGGTTTGTCAATTGGGCTCTTTCCTGTTCCTAGAGACCCAGAAGCCTTTGTTCGTATGCTTCAATCTCAGGTTCTGGATGTGATCCTACCTATCTGGAATCACCCTCTGTTTCCAAACTGTAGTCCGGGTTTCATTGCCTTGGTTATTTCACTTGTTACCCATATATACTCTGGTGTAGGAGATGTGAAACGAAATCGTAGTGGTATTGCAGTGAGTACAAACCAGCGTCTCATGCCCCCACCACCTGATGAGAATACTATTGCTATCATTGTTGATATGGGCTTTTCGAGGGCAAGAGTGGAGGAAGCACTGAGACGGGTGGAAGCAAACAGTGTTGAAATGGCTACAGAGTGGTTGTTGAGTCATTCTGAGGATCCTGTGCAAGAAGATGATGAACTGGCTCGAGCACTTGCTCTTTCTCTAGGAAATTCGTCAGATACAGCAAAAGTTGACAGTACTGACAAGTCAGTTGATGTTCTAAGTGAAGAGGGACAAGTGAAGGCACTCCCTGTTAATGATATTCTTGCTTCATCTGTCAAATTGTTTCAGAGTAGTGATACAATGGCATTCCCATTGACAGATTTGCTTGTGACATTTTGCAATCGAAACAAAGGAGAGGATCGACCACAAGTTGTATCTCATCTTGTTCAGTACCTTAAAGAATGTCCATTGGATTTTTCAAAGGATACCAGTGCATTGTGTACAATATCACATATTATAGCATTGCTTCTTTTTGAGGATGGAAGTACTAGAGAAATTGCTGCACAGAATGGTATTGCAACTACTGCAGTGGATATCCTCACTAGTTTTAAGGCTAGAAATGAGTCACAGAATGAAATTTTGGTCCCTAAATGCATAAGCTCTTTACTACTTATTTTAGATAACCTGCTGCAGTCTCGGCCTGGAGTTGTGTCTGAATCCACAGAAGGAACCCAGATAGGATCTCTGCCTGACCCATCTGGAGAGCTGGCAGCTCCAGCTGCAGTTACAGAGAAAAAATTAGATTCAGATGTTAACGATAAAAAATCTACCTCACCATTTGACAAGATATTGGGAAAATCTACTGGTTACTTGACGATGGAAGAGAGTCATAAGGTGCTGCTTGTAGCTTGTGACCTGATTAAACAACATGTTCCAGCCATGATCATGCAGGCTGTTCTGCAGTTATGTGCTCGCTTGACAAAAACACATGTTCTAGCCCTGCAATTTCTTGAAAATGGTGGTTTGGCTGCCCTGTTTAGTCTTCCAAGAAGTTGTTTTTTCCCTGGATATGATGCTGTTGCATCTGCTATCATTAGACATCTCCTTGAAGACCCTCAGACACTGCAAACAGCTATGGAATTGGAGATACGACAACATTTGAGTCTAAACAGGCATTCTGGGCGTAGTCTTCCTCGGACATTCTTGACATCAATGGCACCTGTTATTTCAAGAGATCCTGTAATATTTATGAAAGCTGCAGCAGCAATTTGTCAGCTGGAGACATCAGGAGGGAGGACCTTTGTGGTTTTgtcaaaggaaaaagaaaaggagaaggaGAAAGACAAATCAAAACCAACTGGTGGTGAACTTGGACTATCTTCTATCGACTCTGTTCGGATTTCTGAAAATAAGAGTCATGATGGGTTGAGTAGATGTTCCAAAGGCCACAAAAAAATTCCTGCTAATCTTGCTCAAGTAATTGATCAGCTACTTGAAATAGTATTGAAATACCCTTTGCCTAAGACCCAAGAAGATGGTATGAGTGACTTGACTTCTATGGAGGTAGATGAACCTGCTACAAAGGTGAAGGGTAAGTCGAAGGTTGATGAGACAAGGGACGCAAAATCTGATTCAGAAAGATCTGCTAGCCTCGCTAAAGTGACTTTTGTTCTCAAATTATTGAGTGATATTCTTCTTATGTATGTACATGCTGTTGGGGTTATACTGAGAAGGGATTTGGAGATGTGTCAACTTCGAGGGCCCAACCATCTAGATGGTTCTGGACAAGGTGGAATTCTTCATCATGTTTTACATTGGCTACTTCCACTTTCTATTGATAAATCAGCTGGTCCTGATGAATGGAGAGAAAAATTGTCTGAAAAAGCTTCATGGTTTCTGGTGGTGCTGTGTGGTCGTTCCAGTGAAGGGCGTAAACGGGTAATTAATGAACTTGTAAAAGCCCTATCTTCATTATCAAACCTGGAGAGCAATTCAAGTAAGAGCAGTTTATTGCCTGATAAGAAggtttttgcttttgttgatTTGGCCTattcaattttgtcaaaaaattcaTCATCCAGCAACTTACCTGGTCCTGGGTGCTCCCCGGACATTGCAAAAAGCATGATTGATGGTGGAATGGTTCAATGCTTAACTAGCATTCTTCAAGTGATTGATTTGGACTATCCTGATGCTCCCAAAACAGTGAATCTTATCCTGAAGGCTCTTGAAAGCCTAACAAGGGCTGCTAATGCAAGTGAGCAGGTTTTTAAATCTGAAGggggtaacaagaaaaaatCAGTAGGGTCAAACGGAAGGCATGATGATCAAGTTACTGCTACTGCTGAGACTATGGATCCTAATCAAAGTAGGAGCACTCAACATGAAGTTACAGGTGCTGAAGATACTGAACAACAGCCCCAAGGAATTTCTCGAAGTGAAGGAAACAATGAAGTGAATGCAAACCAGTCTACTGAGCAAGATATGGGAATAGAAGTGGAAGATGCAACAACTGCCAATCCACCTATTGAGATGGATTTCATACGTGAAGAAATCGATGAACGTGGTGTGTTAAACAATACTGACCAAATTGAGATGACATTCCACGTTGAGAATAGGGCAGATGATGATATGGGTGATGAGGATGATGACATGGGAGATGATGCAGAGGATGATGAGGACGATGATGAGGGGgatgatgaggatgaggatATAGCAGAAGATGGTGCTGGCATGATGTCTCTAGCTGATACTGATGTGGATGACCATGATGATACTGGCTTGGGAGATGAATATAATGATGAGTTGatggatgaagaagatgatgatttTCATGAGAATCGTGTCATAGAGGTGCGGTGGAGGGAGGCCCTTGATGGTTTGGATCATTTGCAGGTGCTTGGGCAACCTGGAATTGCAAGTGGTCTTATTGATGTTGCTGCTGAACCATTTGAAGGGGTGAATGTGGatgatctttttggtcttcGCAGCAGGCCTTTAGGTTTTGAGCGCCGGCGTCAAACTGGTAGGTCTTCTTTTGAGCGATCTGTCACAGAAGTAAGTGGGTTCCAACATCCTCTCCTCTCAAGGCCATCCCACTCAGGTGACCTGGTCTCAATGTGGTCATCAGGTGGGAACACATCCCGGGATTTAGAAGCTCTGTCGTCTGGGAGTTTTGATGTTGCTCACTTCTACATGTTTGATGCCCCTGTTTTTCCGTATGATCATGTACCAACTAGTCTTTTTGGCGATCGTTTGGGTGGTGCAGCACCCCCACCTTTGACTGATTATTCTGTAGGTATGGATTCATTGCCATTATCTGGGCGAAGAGGGCTAGGTGATGGGAGGTGGACTAATGATGGTCAACCACAAGCAGGACCCCAAGCTTCTGCAATTGCGCAGGCTGTAGAAGAACACTTTGTATCTCAGTTGCGTACTATTTCTCCAGCGAACAATCTGGCTGAAAGGCAGTCCCAGAATTCAGGGGTGCAGGAGAGGCAATTATCAGATGCCCCTCCATCTGTTGATGGTCTAGCAGTGGTAGTGGGTGAAAATGTTGGTAGTCCTCAAAATGAAGTTCAGCATCAAGAAAATGGGAATGACATGGTTGATCGAGAATCTGATCCAACAGTTGTTAGTGTTCCAACTGGGGAGCAGAATAATTCTGGGACTGTTGTTGAAGATGAGCCTATGGTTGTTCAACCACTTTCTTTGAACTCTACACCTAATGGTCAGGATATTATGGAAATTGGGGATGGTAATGGTACTTTTGCTGAGCAAGTACAGGCAATTCCAGAGTTTGTCAACTCATCTGCAAACTGCCCTACTGATCTGCAACATGAAGGTGCAACAAGAATGCCTTCAAATGTGCTAGATATTTCAGTTCAGAATAGTAGCTGTGATGGATTGACAAGAGTGGATGAGCAGGCCAATACTCATGTGGTGATGGATTCTGGTTTGGAGATGCCCAATCTTGGAGATGTGCAACCTTCTTCAGTTCATgcaaatattgatattgatatgaGTGGTATTGATGTACAAGGAAATCAGGTTGAACAATCCATACCTGCTTCTGAACAAGGTGTAGATATGTTATCATCTGGGCAAAATACTGCGGTTTCTCAGGACACCGCACAGACTGATCAAACTAGTGGGAATAATGAGGCTCCTGCTGCTAGTGCTATTGATCCAACCTTCTTAGAGGCTTTACCTGAAGACTTAAGGGCAGAAGTGCTAGCTTCTCAACAAGCTCAGTCCGTTCAACCTCCTACTTATACACCTCCTTCAGCTGATGATATAGATCCGGAGTTTCTTGCTGCCCTTCCTCCTGATATCCAAGCAGAAGTTTTGGCGCAACAAAGAGCACAGAGGTTTGCACAACAGGGAGAAGGGCAACCAGTTGACATGGATAATGCTTCAATAATTGCTACTTTTCCTGCTGATTTGCGTGAAGAG gtACTTTTGACTTCATCAGAGGCAGTTTTATCTGCTTTACCTTCTCCCTTACTTGCTGAAGCTCAAATGTTAAGAGACCGAGCAATGAGTCATTATCAGGCTCGCAGTCTTTTTGGGGGAAGCCACAGGTTAAATGGTCGAAGGAATGGTCTGGGGTTTGATAGGCAGACGGTGATGGACAGGGGTGTTGGAGTTACAATAGGTCGAAGAACAGCTTCTGCTATTGCAGATAGCTTGAAAGTGAAGGAAATTGAAGGAGAGCCtcttttggatgcaaatgcatTGAAAGCTTTGATCCGGCTTCTACGGTTAGCACAG CCCCTTGGGAAAGGCCTTCTGCAGAGATTGCTGTTAAATCTGTGTGCACATAGTATTACAAGGGCAACTTTAGTTCGTCTTTTACTTGACATGATTAAACCAGAGGCTGAAGGTTCTGCAAATGGATTGGCAACAATTAATTCACAGAGGCTTTATGGTTGTCAGTCAAATGTTGTTTATGGCTGTTCACAGTTGTTGGATG GTCTTCCTCCGCTGGTATTGCGTCGAATTCTTGAGATCATGACTTATCTGGCCACAAACCATTCTGCTGTTGCAAATATGTTGTTCTACCTTGATCCCTCAATTGTGCCAGAGCTTGCAACTCCAAAATACTCTGAAACCAACGACAAAGGCAAAGAGAAAATTCTGGATGGAGATGCTTCATCAGAACCTCTGGGTGGCTTACAGGATGGACATGTTCCTTTAGTACTCCTTCTGAAACTCTTGAATAGACCTCTATTTTTACGCAGCACTGCACATCTTGAGCag GTCATGGGTTTGCTTCAGGTAATTGTTTATACAGCAGCATCAAAATTGGAATGTCGGTCACAATCTGAATCAACAACTGAAAATTCCCAAAAACCACCGATTGATGAAGCTTCTGGTGATACTCAAAAAGATCCTTCTTTGGCTGAACCAGCATCAAGTGAAGGGGATAAAAATGTCAGTGACAAGTCATCCACTGCAGATGGAAAGAGGAGCATTGATACCAGTGATATTTTCTTGCATCTGCCACAATGTGATTTGCGCAATCTATGCAGCCTTCTTGGTCGTGAAGG GTTGTCAGATAAAGTTTATATGTTAGCTGGTGAGGTGCTGAAGAAGTTGGCCTCTGTTGCTGCATCCCATAGAAAGTTCTTTACTGCAGAGCTTTCGGAACTGGCGCATGGTTTGAGCAGTTCAGCTGTAAATGAGCTTGTGACACTGAGAGATACACATATGTTGGGTCTAAGTGCTGGTTCCATGGCTGGGGCTGCGATATTACGTGTGCTACAGGCACTTAGCTCACTCTTGTCACCTAGTGGTGGTGAGAGTCCAGCTCAGGATAATGATGGGGAACAGGAGCAAACTACGGTGTGGAATCTAAATGTTGCACTTGAGCCATTATGGCAAGAATTAAGTGATTGTATTGGTGTGACAGAGACACAGCTGGGTCAGAGCTCCTTCTGTCCAAGTATGTCTAATATAAATGTTGGGGAGCAGGTACAGGGGACTGCCAGTATGTCACCTCTTCCACCAGGAACGCAGAGGCTACTTCCATTTATTGAGGCTTTCTTTGTTTTGTGTGAAAAGCTACAAGCAAACCTTGCCATGATCCAGCTAGATCATGCAAGTGTAACTGCTAGAGAAGTCGAAGAGTCTACTGGAAGCTCAACTTCCGTAAGCACAAAATGCAATGATGATTCTCACAGAAAGCTTGATGGCGCCGTCACATTTGCAAGGTTTGCTGAAAAACATCGGCGGCTTCTGAATGCTTTTATCAGACAGAATCCCAGTTTGTTGGAGAAATCACTCTCTATGATGCTGAAAGCACCTAGGCTGATTGACTTTGACAACAAGAGAGCATATTTCCGTTCAAGAATAAGGCAACAGCATGAACAACAACTCTCAGGCCCACTGCGAATTAGTGTTCGGCGGGCGTATGTTTTAGAGGATTCTTACAATCAGTTGCGGATGCGGTCCACACAAGATTTGAAGGGAAGGTTGAATGTGCATTTCCAAGGTGAAGAGGGTATTGATGCCGGAGGTCTGACGAGGGAATGGTATCAATTACTGTCAAGGGTCATATTTGATAAAGGAGCATTACTATTCACTACTGTTGGGAATAATGCATCTTTCCAGCCAAACACCAATTCTGTCTACCAGACTGAGCATCTTTCCTACTTCAAATTTGTGGGCCGTGTG GTTGCCAAAGCTCTCTTTGATGGTCAGCTTTTGGATGTTCATTTCACCAGGTCCTTCTACAAGCACATCCTTGGTGTCAAAGTGACTTACCATGACATAGAGGCTGTTGATCCTGAATATTACAAGAGCTTAAAGTGGATGTTGGAG aatGATGTAGGCGGCATGCCTGACCTGACATTTAGCATGGATCCAGATGAAGAAAAGCACATTCTTTACGAGAAAACTGAg GTAACTGATTATGAGCTCAAACCTGGAGGAAGAAATATAGGGGTTacagaagaaacaaaatttgagTATGTGGACCTTGTTGCTGATCATATCTTGACCAATGCTATCCGTCCTCAAATCAATTCATTCCTGGAAGGTTTCAGCGAATTGGTTCCACGAGAacttatttcaattttcaatgatAAAGAGCTAGAGCTTTTAATCAGCGGACTTCCTGAAATTGATT TGGATGATCTAAGGGCCAATACAGAGTACACTGGCTACACAGCAGCATCTAATGTTGTTCAGTGGTTTTGGGAAGTTGTTAAAGCTTTTAACAAGGAAGACATGGCTAGACTGCTTCAATTTGTCACTGGAACATCAAAG GTTCCATTGGAGGGTTTCAAGGCATTACAAGGTATCTCGGGTCCCCAGAAGTTTCAAATTCACAAGGCATACGGAGCTCCCAAGCGTCTGCCCTCAGCTCATACATG CTTCAATCAGCTAGATCTTCCTGAGTATTCCTCCAAGGATCAGCTTAAAGAGCGTTTGTTGCTTGCTATACATGAAGCCAGTGAAGGTTTCGGCTTTGGTTGA